A part of Ziziphus jujuba cultivar Dongzao chromosome 8, ASM3175591v1 genomic DNA contains:
- the LOC107414958 gene encoding protein LEAD-SENSITIVE 1 has protein sequence MGFISNRIRRDKLQSGDHIYCYRALHTYSHHGIYVKENNKARVIHLSIKPKTCENCRGEQQAEEKKGEGIVVKTCLACFLDGHGLFRYEYEVSISNFLLQVPGTCTTRPADERRTVIDRAYKMHKTNGFGAYHLLNNNCETFAVYCKTGIPYSVQVMFVEITLKTTLADLGQPQSVMTLLAKIAVANRMEVMLQVNKLICGLSKDKRVVESWSSKDKVVVENGN, from the exons ATGGGATTCATTTCGAACAGAATTAGAAGGGACAAGCTGCAATCAGGAGATCATATTTACTGCTACAGAGCTCTACACACGTATTCCCACCATG GAATATACGTGAAGGAAAACAACAAAGCTAGAGTGATCCACCTCAGCATAAAACCTAAAACATGCGAAAACTGCCGTGGGGAACAACAAGCAGAGGAGAAGAAAGGGGAAGGAATAGTGGTGAAAACCTGCCTTGCCTGCTTTCTGGATGGTCACGGCCTTTTTCGCTATGAATACGAAGTGTCTATATCAAACTTCTTGCTACAAGTCCCAGGTACATGCACCACACGCCCTGCCGATGAGCGCCGCACGGTTATCGATCGCGCCTATAAGATGCACAAAACCAATGGTTTCGGCGCTTACCATCTTCTTAACAACAACTGTGAGACCTTCGCAGTTTACTGCAAGACTGGAATCCCTTACAGCGTGCAAGTCATGTTTGTGGAAATCACTCTAAAAACTACTCTTGCAGACTTGGGACAACCCCAATCCGTCATGACCTTACTGGCAAAGATCGCAGTGGCAAATAGAATGGAAGTCATGCTACAGGTGAATAAATTAATCTGTGGGCTTTCAAAGGACAAAAGAGTAGTGGAAAGCTGGTCTTCAAAGGACAAGGTGGTGGTGGAGAATGGTAATTGA
- the LOC107414940 gene encoding protein LEAD-SENSITIVE 1, protein MGYISNRISKEKLQSGDHIYCYRYLHTYSHHGIYVKENNKDRVIHLNTKPKTCKNCRGEQQAEEKKGGGIVVKTCLDCFLDGHGLFLYEYQVSVPNFLVQVPGTCTTGPADDPRTVVDRAYKMHKTNGFGAYDLLNNNCETFAVYCKTGIPYSVQAMHMEIATKTTLAEWGKPQSFMTALADKLELMFQVKKKDKRLVESGSSKYKMVVENGNG, encoded by the exons ATGGGTTACATTTCGAACAGAATTAGCAAGGAAAAGCTGCAATCAGGAGATCATATTTACTGCTACAGATATCTACACACGTATTCTCACCATG gaATATACGTGAAGGAAAACAACAAAGATAGAGTGATCCACCTCAATACAAAACCTAAAACATGCAAAAACTGCCGCGGGGAACAACAAGCAGAGGAGAAGAAAGGGGGAGGAATAGTGGTGAAAACCTGCCTTGACTGCTTCCTGGACGGTCACGGTCTTTTTCTCTATGAATACCAAGTATCTGTACCAAACTTCTTGGTACAAGTCCCAGGTACATGCACCACGGGCCCTGCCGATGATCCCCGCACGGTCGTCGATCGCGCCTATAAGATGCACAAAACCAATGGTTTCGGCGCCTACGATCTTCTGAACAACAACTGTGAGACCTTCGCAGTTTACTGCAAGACTGGAATCCCTTACAGCGTGCAAGCCATGCATATGGAAATCGCTACAAAAACTACTCTTGCAGAATGGGGAAAACCCCAATCCTTCATGACCGCACTGGCAGATAAATTGGAACTCATGTTTCAGGTGAAGAAAAAGGACAAGAGACTGGTTGAAAGCGGGTCTTCAAAGTACAAGATGGTGGTGGAGAATGGTAATGGGTAA
- the LOC107414937 gene encoding uncharacterized protein LOC107414937, with amino-acid sequence MGMATTLQWHPQAQAVPLPARAKPLNKFPTSARHVATTVQAFRRSDIDGFAKRMASGEAWRDAWRSANDGFERFVFEARKTAERLDRRYALSRKLSSATQSAAARAREIDRELEISSRWRAFSVDFSRNWPRYRKQINDFLDTPLGRGFATIFFLWFALSGWLFRILIFATWVLPFAAPLLIGTVANNLVIKGDCPACKRQFVGYKNQIIRCAGCGNIVWQPKGDFFSRDNKGPTSKSDPQVIDVEFEEK; translated from the exons ATGGGAATGGCCACGACTCTGCAATGGCACCCACAAGCACAAGCAGTCCCACTTCCGGCGAGAGCCAAGCCTCTAAATAAGTTCCCAACGTCGGCGCGCCACGTAGCCACCACCGTACAAGCTTTCCGGCGGAGCGACATCGATGGCTTCGCTAAGCGCATGGCTTCCGGTGAAGCCTGGAGGGACGCCTGGCGCAGCGCGAATGATGGCTTTGAGCGCTTCGTCTTCGAAGCCAGAAAGACCGCCGAGCGCTTAGACCGCCGATACGCCTTGTCGCGCAAGCTCAGCTCCGCCACCCAATCCGCCGCTGCTCGAGCTCGAGAAATTGATAGGGAGCTTGAGATTAGCTCGCGATGGCGCGCTTTCTCTGTGGACTTCAGTAGAAACTGGCCTAGG TACAGGAAGCAGATCAATGATTTTTTGGATACTCCATTAGGAAGGGGTTTTGCG ACAATTTTCTTCCTCTGGTTTGCACTATCTGGATGGCTTTTCCGGATTTTGATATTTGCAACTTGGGTACTGCCATTTGCTGCCCCTCTTCTCATTGGAACTGTGGCCAACAACCTTGTTATAAAG GGGGATTGCCCAGCTTGCAAGAGGCAATTTGTTGGAtacaaaaaccaaataattcGCTGTGCAGGCTGTGGAAACATTGTGTGGCAACCGAAAGGGGACTTCTTCTCAAGAGATAACAAAGGCCCTACTTCAAAGTCCGACCCTCAAGTTATTGATGTTGAGTTTGAGGAGAAATGA